One Terriglobia bacterium genomic window, TGACAATTTTCTGTGCACCGCTCCATCTTTCTTCGTTGCGGGTTTGCTCGCCTGGGTGGTTGTGCACTTTGCGGCGTCGATGCGGGCCTCGGTTCTGCTGGTCGTCACGCCCATTCTGTATTTTTGCTATTACTCCTACCAGGTTTACTTCAAGAACCTCGACAACGAGAAAAAGCATGCTGCCGAGATGGCGGACCTCTTTAATTCGACGCTGTCCACTCTGGCACTGGCTCTGGACGCAAAAGACAAAAACACCCACGGTCATATTCAGCGCGTGCAGAAATACTCGCGGGCGATCGCGGAGGCCATGAAGCTCAGCGACGAGCAAATCAAAGCCGTCGCCGCTGCGGCTCTGCTGCACGACATCGGCAAGCTGGCGATTCCCGAATACATTCTCAGCAAGCGCGGACCGCTGACTCCGGAAGAGATGCGGAAGATGCGCATGCATCCGCAGCTCGGCGCCGACCTTATTTCGAATATCAAGTTTCCGTATCCAGTGGCGGATTCCATCCTGGCGCATCACGAGCGCTTCGACGGCAGCGGCTACCCTAACGGTATCCGCGGGAACGAAATTCCGCACGGAGCGCGGATCCTCGCCGTGGCGGACGTTTTCGACGCCTACACCTCGGATCGCGTCGATTGCGAAGATACGGTGAACGATGCGATTAAAGCGTTGCGCGCGGGCGCCGGCACATTCTTCGATCCCGAAATTGTGAAGGTATGGGAATCGATTTATCGCGAAGTCGTTGCGTGGTCATCGTCAACTTCAACGGCCGCATATACCGGAATCCATCAGGCGACATCCGAGTTGAAGCTTCTGGAATCGCTCACGCATTCCATCGAGGGAATTACAGCCGTCGGGGAAATCGAGCTCGCCGTGCGCGCTCACCT contains:
- a CDS encoding HD domain-containing phosphohydrolase produces the protein DNFLCTAPSFFVAGLLAWVVVHFAASMRASVLLVVTPILYFCYYSYQVYFKNLDNEKKHAAEMADLFNSTLSTLALALDAKDKNTHGHIQRVQKYSRAIAEAMKLSDEQIKAVAAAALLHDIGKLAIPEYILSKRGPLTPEEMRKMRMHPQLGADLISNIKFPYPVADSILAHHERFDGSGYPNGIRGNEIPHGARILAVADVFDAYTSDRVDCEDTVNDAIKALRAGAGTFFDPEIVKVWESIYREVVAWSSSTSTAAYTGIHQATSELKLLESLTHSIEGITAVGEIELAVRAHLSKTIPGCTASFESGEGEGIPVVFGNKVVATISVDRREVPFNEEEMRWVHVVAEKIAPVLSNAVALETARRDATVDKLTGLANRRAFEMVTGTLGQDFSIVLIDVNGFKGVNDNFGHAAGDAALARIGVHLRSAFPDAQLTCRFGGDEFLVLSLVDPKVLHMQIRNFRRMVVWDPAHVRYRRFLFGVSCGLATVPRDACDLEHAMERADERMYAIKARYKQSASHGVAATH